From the genome of Apodemus sylvaticus chromosome 3, mApoSyl1.1, whole genome shotgun sequence, one region includes:
- the Pou3f1 gene encoding POU domain, class 3, transcription factor 1, which translates to MATTAQYLPRGPGGGAGGTGPLMHPDAAAAAAAAAAAERLHAGAAYREVQKLMHHEWLGAGAGHPVGLAHPQWLPTGGGGGGDWAGGPHLEHGKAGGGGTGRADDGGGGGGFHARLVHQGAAHAGAAWAQGSTAHHLGPAMSPSPGAGGGHQPQPLGLYAQAAYPGGGGGGLAGMLAAGGGGAGPGLHHALHEDGHEAQLEPSPPPHLGAHGHAHGHAHAGGLHAAAAHLHPGAGGGGSSVGEHSDEDAPSSDDLEQFAKQFKQRRIKLGFTQADVGLALGTLYGNVFSQTTICRFEALQLSFKNMCKLKPLLNKWLEETDSSSGSPTNLDKIAAQGRKRKKRTSIEVGVKGALESHFLKCPKPSAHEITGLADSLQLEKEVVRVWFCNRRQKEKRMTPAAGAGHPPMDDVYAPGELGPGGGSASPPSAPPPPPPAALHHHHHHTLPGSVQ; encoded by the coding sequence ATGGCCACCACCGCGCAGTATCTGCCGCGGGGCCCCGGCGGCGGAGCCGGGGGCACCGGGCCGCTCATGCATCCCGATGCCGccgcggcggcggcagcggcagcggcggccgAGCGGCTGCACGCGGGGGCCGCGTACCGCGAAGTGCAGAAGCTGATGCACCACGAGTGGCTGGGCGCGGGCGCGGGCCACCCCGTGGGCCTAGCGCACCCTCAATGGCTACCCACgggaggaggcggcggcggcgactGGGCTGGCGGCCCGCACCTGGAACACGGCAAGGCAGGCGGTGGCGGTACCGGCCGAGCTGACgacggcggcggcggtggcggtttCCATGCCCGCTTGGTGCACCAAGGGGCGGCCCACGCGGGCGCGGCATGGGCACAAGGCAGCACAGCGCACCACTTGGGCCCCGCCATGTCGCCGTCGCCCGGGGCCGGCGGGGGTCACCAGCCCCAGCCGCTCGGGCTGTACGCTCAGGCGGCCTACcccggtggcggcggcggcggcctgGCCGGGATGCTGGCGGCGGGAGGAGGCGGCGCGGGACCCGGCCTGCACCACGCGCTTCACGAGGACGGCCACGAGGCACAGCTGGAACCGTCGCCACCACCGCACCTGGGTGCACATGGACACGCACACGGACATGCACACGCGGGCGGCCTGCATGCGGCGGCCGCACACCTGCACCCGGgcgcaggcggtggtggctcgtCGGTGGGCGAGCACTCGGACGAGGATGCACCCAGTTCCGACGACCTGGAGCAGTTCGCCAAGCAGTTCAAGCAACGACGCATCAAGCTGGGCTTCACCCAGGCCGACGTGGGACTGGCGCTGGGCACCCTCTACGGTAATGTGTTCTCGCAGACCACCATCTGCCGCTTCGAGGCCCTGCAGCTGAGCTTCAAGAACATGTGCAAGCTTAAGCCGCTGCTCAACAAGTGGCTGGAGGAGACCGACTCGTCCAGCGGCAGCCCCACCAACCTGGACAAGATCGCGGCGCAGGGCCGCAAGCGCAAGAAGCGCACGTCCATTGAGGTGGGTGTCAAAGGCGCGCTAGAGAGCCACTTTCTCAAGTGTCCCAAGCCGTCTGCGCACGAGATCACCGGCCTGGCCGACAGCCTGCAACTGGAGAAGGAGGTGGTGCGTGTCTGGTTCTGCAACCGGCGGCAGAAGGAGAAGCGCATGACCCCCGCGGCCGGCGCGGGCCACCCGCCCATGGACGACGTTTATGCGCCTGGGGAGCTGGGGCCTGGCGGGGGCAGCGCGTCGCCACCCTCTGCGCCCCCGCCGCCCCCGCCGGCCGCgctgcaccaccatcaccaccacacacTGCCCGGCTCCGTGCAGTGA